A region of the Marmota flaviventris isolate mMarFla1 chromosome 3, mMarFla1.hap1, whole genome shotgun sequence genome:
GAAGAGTTTTTCAACGTCTTGTTGGCTGCAATATGGAGCTCGGGGAgctgattaatggtggcagcaggtTGATCACTGTTTGTCAGTATTTTTATTGTGATTGAAATTACTCATGGGAACAGGACACGATGATGATTATTGCTAGCATAATGGAGAGCAGAAATGATAAGAAATAGAATTTAATTAGACCTTTGTGATTTGAGGTTGTGGTGGAAGCTGTGGTATGGAGATTAGCAGTTAGTTTTGGGATTCTCTTTTCTACTCAGGTTAAGTCTGGGAGGGCAGACGCTAATTTTTGGCTTGTGGTAAGGTTTAGATGAGGATATAGACATTGTATAGTGGTTGGGAAATAACCTAATAGGTTTGAGAATTTAGATATATTGGagtaaaatttagtttttaggtTGAGGGTGAGTTGATTTAGTTCTATAGCAATTGTGAATCCTAGAATGGTAATTAGTACTGCTGTAATTTTTAGGTGCAGAGGTATCATTAAGATTGGTGTATTTGTGGGAGGAATGTTGTAATGTCATGTCACGTAAAAAGTCTGTAGGTGGATGGTGGCGGTGAAGGTACACCTGGGAGTGTACTTACTACCATGGCACTGCCCACTTAAAATGGGCAAAACGGAAAATGATCATGTGTTATGGACATCCTATCtgaattcaaaatttatatttttaattgacacatagtaattgtacatatttatggcatacagtgtgatatttcaatacatgtatacaaagGACCAGATGAGGATAGTTGGCATATACGtcacttcaaacatttatcatttctttttgttgtaaCATTGAAAATCCTCTCTGCTATATACtttgaaatacaaaatgaattgTTGGCCATAGTTACCCCACTGTGGCTATAAAACACTGGAATTTTTTCTCTTATCTAGTGACTCTATacccatttaaataaatattaaatttatataaagatttaaaaatattaaagaacattttaaatttagtaaatttaatttaaataaatactttaaagcaTTCTACTAtagattatatacatatacatcttCCATGTAAATGGAGCACTGTGGTACTGTAAACCATTATTAAAATGAAGTTGATATGATGGTATTAAAAGATGGTGGGGGCCGGCTGCAGAGCAGGGTCACAGTTTGTCCCCTTCAGAATGAATATGCATTGAGGCATACAACAATACAACCTTCATGTGTGGGGAGGAAACTCTCATGGGCTCAGGGAGATTTGTATATTGTAGGAAGTCAAACTCAAGGTAACTTTCATTTTCTGTTGACATATGTCAGTATCATTTTAACTTTTCACAgggcatatattatttttataactaaaaaccaataaagggctggggatacagctaagttggtagagtgcttacttcgcatgcacaaagccctgggtttgatccccagcaccacaaaaacaaaaattaaaaaaaaaatagagccaaCAGCAGGGAGGGCTTCCAGGACCAGTATCTCAGCCCAGTGGCTTCACCTGTGTGACAGTCTCCCTGGGGGCCGTGGTCACGCCTTTCCACGCCTGGGTTCCCTGTCCATGAACGTGAAGGCGGCCTGCACACCTCACTGATGAGCAGGTTCCGTTCTGCACCTGTTCGTTCACTGTCTCTTCTCTACCCATCCAAGTGCAGCATCCTGGGAACTGGGGTAATGGTGACTCACACTGTGAACAAGAACAGAAATCAGCGTTGCAAGAGCTAGCCCTTATTAGACACTCCTCACCTGCTGAGCACCAGGCCCAAGTGACCCTGTGTCTACCTGCAGGCGCAGAGCTGTATCCATCTGTCCAACCCAGGGGCTGGCTTGATTCCCTCAGACATGGCCTGTCCTTGTGCCGAGGACGAGATGTATTCATTGCAGCATCGTACCTGGCCCAGGGGGCTGCTTGGTCAGGCTAAgcccttcatttttcttccttccagccCTGAGAAACCAATTCCAAAATAAAGAGCTTAGACTCTCTGAAGTGCATCTGAGTTGGGACAGAAGCCACTCAACCCCACAGTGAAAGGACTGGGACCTGTTTAATCTTTAACAGGCAGGGCCCCAAGGCAGCTGCTGCCCTGCACAGCCCCTACCCAACCCAGCTTCCCTCCCTTCTGCACACCCAGGTCTCATGCTCCACAGGTATGACAACACCAGACACCTACAGTTCTGCTCCAAGCAGCACTGGCAGTGTGGCATGTGGGACTTGTCCTCGTGACCAGCAACCAAGGACATGACATTGCCTACGGCCAAAGCCAGCTGTGGGTGAGGGAGCAGGGAGCCAGGTTACATGATGTGCCCACTGTTCCTGGGATCAGTacagtctcaaaacaaaaagaaacgtccatcatttaaaaatctgCCTTTTCTCCCTGAAAAAGAATAGTGCACATATTTGGGCCACAATAATGATTACAGTCCTCCAAGAATCAATAAGGAGTGTGTAGAGGGTGTGGGCTACATGTAGCCCCAAACTGTAAATACGAAGCCTAGAGTCTGTTTTCGGACATGGTAGGGTGAGACTTGCTGTTGATTGTCAAACTCTGGAGAGGGGCATCAGACAGGGCGCAGGAAGGAGCAGGTTGGGGGACAGGAGGTTGTGCTGCTGGGAAGGGTCACCCAGAAGTGCAGATGGCACTTGGATGAGTCTGTCCTGCTCCTGTAACAAACAGGCCAGAGGCTCAgtccacagttctggaggctgcaagCCCAAGATCAAGCTGAGGCGGACTGGGTTCCAGTGACAACCCTCTTCTGAGCACAGCCACACTGGGGACGAGGGCTTTGACAAGGGACGGACGGGAGGGTGCACTCAGTCTGCAGCAGCACTCTTCCATGCACTCATTTCTCCCCAAACTGGACAAAGCCCAGGGCTCACACCTGGGCTGGTGCCCTGGCACCACGCACAGCTGCCTCAGGCCCTGGACTCTCCCTGCCATGTACCACAGGAACTCAGGCTCTTCTCTGTCCCCAGCCTTGGAACCCACCTCTTCTCTCCTGCAGTGGCCTCGTCTCACACTTGAGGAGAGATGGGTGACCCAGAGAGGAGCATGGACTGTGCCTCTAGGCCCCATCTCCCCACTGCTGGGCAATGGGggtgcccctcctccctccatcaCAGCCCCACCTGTGAGTGCCCTGCCAGGTTCTAGCCCCAGTCTCACTCAGAGTCTTGGCTTCCCACTGAAGCAGAAGTTGTGTTCAGGGTGCATGTGGCCCTATGGGCACAGGGCTGGCTGGCCTCTCTTCCATTTGCCTTGCCCTAGGCATGTAAGCTGTCGGGGAAAGCTGAGCTCCTCAGTCTTCTTTAGGGTCCAGGGAAGAGTCTCTGATCCCTCATATCTACCATTGAGTGATTGGGGTCATGCTCCCACTCCAGTGTTCAAGTAACCAACTGAGAGTCAACTGGCAAATTAGTCACAGCATCGTTGACATTCTGTGGACATAGCCTAAAAATGTCTCCAGGTTCACAGCAATAAAGTCAATCCTGAAAATCAGGTTCATATTTCCTGCATACCGATTCCATTCACTCCCTGGACACCTAGACACACCCTGAGCACATGCTGTGACCACCAGTAGCATCCTGAGATTTTGTGCTTCATTATCCAGCTTACCCCACAATATTATCACATAACTAGGTAATGTTGACCCCATTTTGCAGGAGAAAAACATGAGGGTGCAGAAATAGAATCCAATAGGCCAAAGCCAACAGGTAGTAAATGGAACACCTGGGGCCATCACCTGGAGCACCTAGTTCTCTAGGCTCAGTGCCACTGCCTCTCTGGGTGCCACAGTATCCATGAGAGtgtgaagaaaggaaggaagagaaggagggagagaggaggggaggaccCACAAGAAGGGCCTCCTCACTACTCCAACCTGAGACTCGCTCACCCTCCCCACCTTTTGCTTCAGGAACCTTGTGTTCCTCCGGCAGCTCTTTAAAGTTCCTGCCTTCACCCCCATGGACTCCCTCTGAACTGGCCAGCAGGACCCCACATACACAGCCAGGTGCAGGCCAAGCCCTGGGGCCAAAGCACTCCTAAAGTCCTGGGAATAAGTCACCTCCAACCACCTGCCAGCAGGCTCCCTGCATACCTCCAGAGCCCCTGCCCAACTTCCTCCCAACTCCCTGTGCCCACCTGCCTCCCAGTCAGCCTCTCTGGGGAAGCCACAAGCAGGTGATCTCACTGCACCCCTAGTCTATGGCACAGAACAGACTTGGAGGCTGAGCCTCAGCCTGAGCTCCTCAGACCCAGCAATGATTCTCTGAGCTGATCAATGGCCTCTTAATAAGCTCCTCTCTTGCTTAACCAGCCAGAGCCTGTTCTACGACTCGCAAATTAGACCCCTAATGAGACACTAGGAAAGCTACTCCCAAAATTGAAATGAAGaccaatgagaaataaaatgttttctaaaacttCACATCACTGAGCAGCAGAGGCTGCTTGGAGACTGGGAACACCACACCCCTACACTGACAGGCACAGCTCCTGGGGTCTATGCACTGCCCTCTAGGGCCAAGATGGGGGATCACACCAGAGAAGCCACAGTTGCAAATCCTGGGAACACAAGTCCAGATGGAAAGTCCAAGTGGGTATTGGCCCCTCAAGGAGACCTTCTATATCAAAAGAGAGATGAGAAGCAACTTCAGACTGAGGAGGAATTTTTATCCTTGCAAACCAGATCATCTGCTGTACTAAAAGGTTGAAGCCAGAAGCCACTCTGGAGGCACACCATTAAACCCCAGGGACAAACACCAGCATGGAGCCCTCAGCCATCAGCTTGGGCTTCGGGTCTCAGGGGCTCCCTGAGCCTTGTACTCCCCACAGGGAGTGTGAGCTGCCTTGCTGAGGACCCCCAGGATTCCTATGCTGAAGAGCAAACAGGCTGGCAGGAGGCCGTGACTCCAGGTTTCAAGGTTGAGAGTAAAATCCAGCCACAGCTGGACAGAGAAAATGAGCTCACATGACTTGCATTCTACTGAGGGCAAATGAGAGAAGGTTAGTGATTAGAACTTCACTCTGGCAACACCTCCCTCAGATCATCTATGAGGTTGTGCAATCCTGTAGCCCTATATATACAGCTCAAATCCAGGCATTGGCGCCTCTCGCTCAGCCTCCAAGGAGTCTCAGGTCTTCTGCTGCACACGGGCCCAGCCATGAGGTTTCACTACATCTTGGTGCTGATTTTGTCTTTCCTCTTCTCGCAGATCAACCCAGGTAAGACTTAGAATCTTCTGGAAAACCTTGCCAAGGAATGGGGAGCATAGGAATCACAGAAATGAAGACAGCTGTATCCATGTCATGAAGGGCAGCAGGCAAGAGAGACCCCAGGTTGAGGGTCTGCAGTGGGCAGCTGGAGGCTCTGCAGCGGTCCCTGGGCAGCAGGGGAAGGGGGGCCCTATGGTCTCAGGGCTACTCAGACACAGGTCCCCACGTCTCCCAGCCCCATCACTGTCCTGGGCATCTAGAGCATGCCCTGTGTGGAAGGGATTTCTGCTTCCCTTCACCGGGCTCCTCACACTGAGGGCCAGCTTCCTATCCAGAGAGACGCAACTGCCGTGCTCACCTCAGGTCACTGGGTGAGGCTGCCCCAGTGCCCTGCTGCAGGCAAAGTGCCACCACCCCTCCCACCAGGACAGCTCAGCCAGT
Encoded here:
- the Defb1 gene encoding beta-defensin 1; translated protein: MRLCNPVALYIQLKSRHWRLSLSLQGVSGLLLHTGPAMRFHYILVLILSFLFSQINPGAGLLTGLGHRSDHYMCVRNGGFCLYSSCPVDTKITGTCYHGRAKCCS